In Desulfobacter hydrogenophilus, the genomic stretch GGGAATGGATGAATATGACGTTCGGAAAAAGTTTAGGCAAGACAAAATTATGGCAATTGAAAAGCTGGCGCAATTACTCCAATGCTCTGCGATAACAGTGAGAAGAAGATTAAAAAAGTGGAAAACATTCACAAGCATAAATCAAAACGGTCGCTACTACACATTGCCCGAAATTCCTGAATTTGACGATAATGGATTATGGAAATATCAATTTGCTCTATTTTCCAAGCACGGCAATTTAAAACAAACAATTATTGAATTGGTAAAAAGATCTGAAGCTGGGCTCAGTGCCGCTGATATTTCGAGCATTATTGAGATCCCTTCAAGTAGTTCCTATTTTTCACAAATCAAGCAATCCGACGAAATCAAACGAGAAAAACATCAGGGCCGGTTTGTTTATTTTTCAGCGGCACCCAACAAATATCAACTACAAAAAAGGGGTGCAGAACGACACAAGACCGATGGTTGGCCCACTGATACCCAGGCAGTTAAAATTTTAGTACACATAATAAAAAACCCAGGTATTGAAGTTGACCGGCTTGCCATTGAATCTGCTCTTCCGGGTGAGCGCTTTGACCCAGTTGTTGTTAAACAATTTTTGCAATTCCATGACCTTTTAAAAAAAACTTCGGATACAGAGCCATAAAATGTCTCACAGGGTATATCGACAAAATCACTGAAGGGATTTGTCCGCAGAATCTATTTCCGGAGGAGCCAACTATTTCCTTTTATCCGCAGGAGGTAGGCCAACGGGATTTGAAAGTGCTCAAAACCAGGAAGAAAAACGTTGTGACTTTGGATATCGGGGCATTTTGTGCAAAGGAAACAGTTTTGGTCAATCCAATTGATAACACGGTCCATCAAAGTCAACAGCTTCGTTCTTTGACCCCATATCGGTGCACGTATGGGTATGATGTGTTGGTTTTTGTCGGATATGGACTTTTTGTTCACTGTCTATCAGAACAGCAAATCATTGCACTGCTGTCAGATAGAAATATAACCATTTCTCAACGAGAGATTGGTTTCCTTGGTAAGAAATTTATTGCTTATCTGGCCATAGCCCATCAGCAGGCACAGCAACGATTAAATCAACTGATGTCACACAAAGGCGGCTATATTCTGCATATAGATGGCACTTGCGAAGGCGGCAGTCCTCATCTTTTTACCGGTATGGACGGCATTGCTCAAATAGTATTGGATAATATCAAATTGCCCTCGGAAAAAGCAGAATCCATCATCCCCTTTTTAGAAAGAATAAAAAAGCAATACGGCAACCCGGTTGCTCTGGTCCATGATATGGGTAAAGGCATTTTATCGGCAGTAGAGGTTGTGTTCAAAGGTATTCCGGATTTCATCTGCCATTTCCATTTTTTAAGAGATATTGGAAAAGATTTATATGAAGCAGAATACGCTAAGATTAGAATCCGTTTAACAAAGCATAAAATCAGAACAGTGCTTCGGGCAAAAGCAAAGGCGCTGGACTCTCTCATGGGAAACGATACTCAACTTGGGACAGGGCTATTAGAGTGTATTGCTGAAAATCAGCCGAACACAATACCCGCAGAAAAACTGGCGATTGTGTCGTCATATGTCATGATCCATTGGGCTCTTGACACAACTGGCCAACTTGAGGGTTATGGTTTCCCATTTGATTGCCCGCACTTTATTTTTTACCAGCGGCTAAAAGTCCTGTATAAAATGGTGGACACCTCTGGCTACAATCAATTCGATAAACATTTCTTCAATCTTTGGAAGCCTCTCAATAAAATCATCAATGACCAACAGTTGAGAAGCGCCGCTAAGCAAATTGAAAAAAAGATGGAAACCTTCAAACAACTCCGAACCGCCTTATCCATAACCGTTTCTGAAAATAAGAAAGGACTTAATGATGACGGCGATAATAATACCAATATAAAACGTATTGCTCAGAAAGTGAAAAGATTCAGGGCGCAAATAATGGCAGACCCGAAATTATCTCAAACAGACTCATATAAAAAAATGATCAAACAGATCGACACTTACTGGGAGAAACTTTTTGCCGATCCAATTACAATCGAAACATCCAATGGTCAGCAGGTTCACATCCAACCTCAACGCACAAACAATATTTTGGAACGATTTTTCCGGGAACTTAAACGTAGAAACCGGAAAAGAAGTGGAACAATATCATTAAATAAAAGGCTCAAAACCATGCTCACAGACACGCCGTTAATCAAGAATCTTGATAAAGCAGAATATATGGAAGCCATCCTTGATGGGAATGCTACTTTGGAGGAACGATTCGAAAAAATTGACTACAACATGGTTCTTGAAAAATTAAACGACGAACAAAAAACGTATGGAAAAATTAGCCCTGAAATGAAAAAAATAATTCAGCGGCCTGATTTGCCGAAAAAATTGGCATCCTTATTCGCTACTTAAGAGCAAGATCAATACCAACCGTCATTTGCTATCATAGAGGAAAAGTGATACTGGATTGGGATTAAGGACCGCAGATTAAATAACTTGAATGAAATAGCTTGCCTTTTGGCCCATCTACGTCGTTGCATCAAAGGTCCAATAGACCTGGTGTCAAAATTCATGTCAGGTAAACCGGTAGTTAGACGAAAAGTTATCCAAATGCAAAACCGCAGATGGGTAACTTTTCGCCCAAAAACTAATTTATCAAAGTGCTTGGGGGCTGGGGTTGATCAGAACCGGACGCTTTGGAAAGACACCCGATGGCGTCTTTGCTTGATTCCTTTATTCTGAACATCAGTTGGTCGGCCAGCTTGAGCAGCGCTCTTGCTTCTGTTGCATCGTCAGGGTAGGCTGCGATGCCGAAGCTTGCGCTCAGTTTTACGTTACACCCTTCACCGCTCAGGTACAGTGTCTGTTTCATCCGGGAACGAATGCTTTCAGTTGTTTTTATTGCCTGGTCCTTATTGAATTCCGGCAATACGATAACAAATTCATCTCCACCATATGCCACGCCGTAGCATGGTTTTGAAATTGATTCCATGATGGTTTCGGCAATTTCTCGAAGAGCCCGGTTGCCGTTTAGATGCCCGTAAGTATCCACAACATGTTTAAAATTATCAATATCCATAAAGAGCAGAGCAAAGGATTTGTTTTCAACTTTACTGCGTTCAATCAGCTGGTACAGCTCATCGTACAGATAACGCGTGTTATAAAGGCCTGTTAAATCGTCATGAATCGTTAGATGTTCCAATCTTGCATTGATTTTTTTCATTTCCTTTCGCGAATGGCTCAGCTCAAGCTGTGTCTTCACGCGCACCAGCAATTCGGTCACATTAAACGGTTTGCCGATGTAATCCACCACACCAGCCTGAAATCCTTCCACAATACTCTTCCCATCGGTCTTGGCCGTCAAGAAGATGATGGGAATATCCTGGGTTTCGGTCTGACTTTTAAGCTGACGGCAGACTTCAAAACCATCCATTCCCGGCATCACGATGTCCAGAAGGATCAGATCAGGAGGCTCCTTAACAATGTGCGCCAAAGCGGATTTACCGTCCATGGCTGTGCTTACGTTGTACTGAATTCCTATAACTGTAACGAGAATATCGATATTTTCCTGGACATCAT encodes the following:
- a CDS encoding transposase → MKVLKTRKKNVVTLDIGAFCAKETVLVNPIDNTVHQSQQLRSLTPYRCTYGYDVLVFVGYGLFVHCLSEQQIIALLSDRNITISQREIGFLGKKFIAYLAIAHQQAQQRLNQLMSHKGGYILHIDGTCEGGSPHLFTGMDGIAQIVLDNIKLPSEKAESIIPFLERIKKQYGNPVALVHDMGKGILSAVEVVFKGIPDFICHFHFLRDIGKDLYEAEYAKIRIRLTKHKIRTVLRAKAKALDSLMGNDTQLGTGLLECIAENQPNTIPAEKLAIVSSYVMIHWALDTTGQLEGYGFPFDCPHFIFYQRLKVLYKMVDTSGYNQFDKHFFNLWKPLNKIINDQQLRSAAKQIEKKMETFKQLRTALSITVSENKKGLNDDGDNNTNIKRIAQKVKRFRAQIMADPKLSQTDSYKKMIKQIDTYWEKLFADPITIETSNGQQVHIQPQRTNNILERFFRELKRRNRKRSGTISLNKRLKTMLTDTPLIKNLDKAEYMEAILDGNATLEERFEKIDYNMVLEKLNDEQKTYGKISPEMKKIIQRPDLPKKLASLFAT
- a CDS encoding diguanylate cyclase; the encoded protein is MNNDKNFTVMVVDDVQENIDILVTVIGIQYNVSTAMDGKSALAHIVKEPPDLILLDIVMPGMDGFEVCRQLKSQTETQDIPIIFLTAKTDGKSIVEGFQAGVVDYIGKPFNVTELLVRVKTQLELSHSRKEMKKINARLEHLTIHDDLTGLYNTRYLYDELYQLIERSKVENKSFALLFMDIDNFKHVVDTYGHLNGNRALREIAETIMESISKPCYGVAYGGDEFVIVLPEFNKDQAIKTTESIRSRMKQTLYLSGEGCNVKLSASFGIAAYPDDATEARALLKLADQLMFRIKESSKDAIGCLSKASGSDQPQPPSTLIN